The sequence TTTGCGATTGTATCTGCTTGTAATTGAATGAAGCTAAACATATTTTAATTCTGGTTTTTATGATTAATTCTAAAAATTATTTGAAATTTGCACTAAAGATAATTTTCGCTGTAATATTAAACTACAAAAATCGAAATTTATTTCAATCAACCACTATTTTATCTGAATAAATGAACTATCAAGAGACTACAAACTGGATGTTTAATCAGCTTCCAATGTACCAGACGCAGGGCGCTTCTGCTTATAAAGAAGATTTAACCAATATTAAATTACTGGCCACACATCTTGGTAATCCCGAAAAGAAATTAAAATGCATTCACGTTGCTGGAACAAACGGAAAAGGTTCTACTTCGCACATGCTTGCCTCTGTTTTGCAGGAAGCAGGATATAAAGTTGGATTGTACACTTCGCCACATTTAAAAGATTTCAGAGAACGAATCAAAATCAACGGTGAGGAAATTACAGAGGATTTTGTAATTGAATTTATCGGAAAACACAAAAGCTTTTTTGAAGCCAATGATATGAGTTTCTTCGAAATGTCAGTTGGTTTGGCGTTTGATTATTTTGCTTCAGAAAAAACAGATATTGCGATTATCGAAGTTGGTTTGGGTGGACGATTGGACGCTACAAATATTATTACACCTTTGGTTTCTGTTATTACCAATATTGGTTTAGATCACACACAATTTTTAGGAAATACACTTGAAGCAATTGCAGGCGAAAAAGCCGGAATTATAAAACCAAATGTTCCAGTCGTTATTGGCGAATATACCAATGAAACGCAACCTGTATTTTTGGCGAAAGCCAAAGAAAACAACGCCCCGATTTATTTTGCTTCCGATTTGATTTCAGAAGTTTTTCCTTCTGATTTAATTGGCGATTATCAGTTTCATAATAAAAAAACAGTTCAACAAACGATTCAGATTTTAAATCAAACCACCGATTTTAAAGTTTCTGAAGAAAGTCTAAAATCAGGATTATTGAACGTTGTAAAAAACACTGGCCTTCAAGGAAGATGGCAACAGCTTGGAGAAAATCCGAAAATTATCTGCGACACTGCTCACAACAAACACGGTCTTGCTGTTGTTATGAACCAGCTTCAAAAGGAGACTTTTGAAAATTTACATATTGTGTTGGGTGTTGTAAACGACAAAGATCTAGATTCGATTTTACCACTTTTCCCTAAAAAAGCGAAATATTATTTCTGTCGTCCCGATTCTTCGAGGGGATTAAGCACTGAAATTCTGCAAGATACAGCCAAGAAGTACAATTTATTTGGAGAAAAATACGATTCGGTTGAAAAAGCATTTTTGGAGGCAAAGAAAAACGCTACAAAAAATGATTTTATTTATGCAGGTGGCAGTACTTTTGTAGTCGCAGAGTTGCCGTTAAACATAAAAATTTAACGTTTATCGATAAAACGCCACTTTTACAACTACCTGTTTATTAATGAGTTAAATTTGTTTAGTTTTTTTTTTAACCAAACAAATTTAATCATGAAAACAAGAACTACACTTGTAGGGCTCATCCTTTGGATGACCTTATGGTGCGTAACCACGTACGCACAAGAAAAAACACCTGAAAAAGAAAAACCAGTATTTATTACCATGACAACCTTGCATCGCAGTTTGGATGCAAAAGCCAAAGACTGGAAGGCCGCTGAACAGGAATATTTTGACAAAATTACCAGCAAAAATGATCTTATTATTGGATCAGAAATCCTGACTCATTATTACACAGATGACAATACCGAAGTTATTTTAGTCAGTGTCTACAAAAACTGGGAGGACATTGAAAAAGCCAATGCCATCAATGATGAGCTTGCCAAAAAAGCTTGGCCAGATGAAAAGGCTAGAAAAGCATTTTTTGAAAAATACGACGCTTTTTACACCATTAAACATTCCGATGAAATTTACCAGAGCATTACTTCTATTGGCGAAAAAGCGTATAAAGATGTTACTAAAAAACCAATGATCATCTATATTCGAAAATCAGAAATGAGTGGAAAAGGAAAAGGACAGAATCTTAAGGAATTTAATGATAAAATCACCTTCAAGGATCCGTATATAAAAGCGTATTATCCGTTCCGACATTCTTGGGGTTCCAGCAGCACTGATTTTATGGAAGCCTTTTTCTATGATTCCTTAGCCGATATGGAGAAATCAAGTGAAAAAATAGACGAACTCATTAAATCAACTTGGCCAAATGAAAAAGATGCCGATGCTTTTTTTGATGAATTGGAAAAATCTTTCACCGGAAAACACAGTGATTACATCTACAGAAACGTTCCGACGCTTTCAAAGTAAAAAATACCTAAAAAATTTACGCTTATAACATTTTCTGCCTCAGCAAGATAGAAAACACATTAAAAAAAGTTTAATTTTTTAGTG comes from Flavobacterium sp. KACC 22761 and encodes:
- a CDS encoding folylpolyglutamate synthase/dihydrofolate synthase family protein, producing the protein MNYQETTNWMFNQLPMYQTQGASAYKEDLTNIKLLATHLGNPEKKLKCIHVAGTNGKGSTSHMLASVLQEAGYKVGLYTSPHLKDFRERIKINGEEITEDFVIEFIGKHKSFFEANDMSFFEMSVGLAFDYFASEKTDIAIIEVGLGGRLDATNIITPLVSVITNIGLDHTQFLGNTLEAIAGEKAGIIKPNVPVVIGEYTNETQPVFLAKAKENNAPIYFASDLISEVFPSDLIGDYQFHNKKTVQQTIQILNQTTDFKVSEESLKSGLLNVVKNTGLQGRWQQLGENPKIICDTAHNKHGLAVVMNQLQKETFENLHIVLGVVNDKDLDSILPLFPKKAKYYFCRPDSSRGLSTEILQDTAKKYNLFGEKYDSVEKAFLEAKKNATKNDFIYAGGSTFVVAELPLNIKI